A single Brassica rapa cultivar Chiifu-401-42 chromosome A04, CAAS_Brap_v3.01, whole genome shotgun sequence DNA region contains:
- the LOC103863862 gene encoding E3 ubiquitin-protein ligase AIP2: protein METETNDTVEVTTLVSNLAQNMESTNTVLIRLHELILEDESGVATHLGSYRICYKPRDGFTASDLSQFLHEQEVPQSRQLGEVIDGEINHSLAIDISLREPVFVTVNINFIQDRRPKDLKERSISVIKRLLKEQRIEPMDLKETIDIQCSICIEDFSVSHENIIWMPQCKHVFHQGCLFEWLSRQNSCPLCRSTVPMEDQEAENQIMDCS from the coding sequence ATGGAGACAGAAACTAATGACACAGTCGAAGTCACCACGTTGGTGTCTAACCTAGCTCAAAACATGGAGTCTACGAACACAGTCTTGATCCGTCTACACGAACTGATCCTCGAAGACGAAAGTGGAGTGGCAACACATTTAGGATCATATCGCATCTGCTATAAGCCACGTGACGGCTTCACTGCAAGTGATCTCTCTCAGTTCCTTCACGAACAAGAGGTTCCTCAATCTCGACAATTAGGTGAAGTAATCGACGGTGAGATCAATCATTCACTTGCTATTGATATTTCTCTTCGAGAACCTGTTTTTGTAACAGTCAATATCAATTTCATCCAAGACAGGCGACCTAAGGATCTGAAAGAACGTTCAATATCAGTTATCAAGAGATTACTGAAAGAACAGAGAATCGAACCGATGGATCTGAAAGAAACAATTGATATTCAGTGTTCGATTTGTATTGAAGATTTTTCGGTCAGTCACGAAAACATCATCTGGATGCCTCAATGCAAACATGTGTTCCATCAAGGTTGTCTCTTTGAATGGCTTAGTCGGCAAAACTCGTGTCCCTTGTGTCGGAGTACTGTTCCTATGGAAGATCAAGAAGCAGAGAATCAAATAATGGATTGTTCATAG
- the LOC103863743 gene encoding ADP-ribosylation factor-like protein 8c — MGLWDSLLNWLRSLFFKQEMELSLVGLQNAGKTSLVNAIATGGYSEDMIPTVGFNMRKVTKGNVTIKIWDLGGQRRFRTMWERYCRGVSAIVYVIDAADRDSVPISRSELHDLLTKPSLNGIPLLILGNKIDKSEALSKPALVDQLGLDSVADREVCCYMISCKDSINIDAVIDWLIKHSRTAK; from the exons ATGGGTCTATGGGATTCGCTTCTAAACTGGCTCAGGAG CTTGTTCTTCAAACAAGAGATGGAGCTCTCACTCGTTGGCCTTCAGAATGCTGGAAAGACTTCTCTTGTCAATGCCATCGCT ACTGGAGGTTACAGTGAAGATATGATACCAACAGTGGGGTTTAACATGAGGAAAGTCACTAAAGGAAACGTTACCATCAAGATTTGGGATCTTGGAGGTCAACGAAGGTTCCGTACCATGTGGGAGCGTTACTGTCGTGGAGTTTCCGCCATTGT GTATGTGATTGACGCTGCAGATCGAGACAGTGTACCGATATCAAGAAGTGAGTTGCATGATCTGTTAACGAAACCGTCCTTGAACGGCATTCCTCTTTTGATCCTAGGCAACAAGATTGATAAGTCTGAAGCTCTCTCCAAGCCAGCTTTGGTTGATCAACT AGGGCTTGATTCCGTAGCAGACAGAGAGGTTTGTTGTTACATGATCTCGTGTAAGGACTCGATAAACATCGATGCAGTAATTGATTGGCTCATTAAGCACTCCAGAACCGCTAAATAA
- the LOC103863744 gene encoding GDSL esterase/lipase At5g37690, protein MMILRLALVAVISSSVAAQSASTTSLITYIFGDSLTEVGNNNYLQYSLARSDFPWYGIDFSGGQATGRFTNGRTIGDIISTNLGIPSPPPYLSLSRNDDAFLNGINYASGGAGILNETGLYFIQRLTFDDQINCFKKTKEVIRAKIGDRAANKHVNDAMYFIGLGSNDYVNNFLQPFMADGQQYTHDEFVELLTSTLDNQLTTIYKLGARKVIFHGLGPLGCIPSQRVKSKTGMCLKRVNEWVMEFNTRTKKLLEDLNKRLPGAKFAFADTYPAVLDLIDNPTRYGFKVANTSCCNVDTSVGGLCLPNSKMCKNRKDFVFWDAFHPSDSANQILADQLFSSLISSSSHSHSPAPAPKNNY, encoded by the exons ATGATGATTCTAAGGCTGGCTCTCGTGGCCGTCATCTCCTCCTCCGTGGCTGCACAATCAGCCTCAACGACGTCGCTTATAACCTATATATTTGGCGACTCATTAACCGAAGTAGGTAACAACAATTATTTGCAATATTCGCTGGCGAGATCAGACTTTCCATGGTATGGAATTGATTTCTCCGGGGGCCAAGCTACCGGAAGATTCACCAACGGTCGGACTATCGGGGATATCATAT CTACGAACCTTGGGATCCCATCACCCCCACCATATCTATCGTTATCACGAAACGATGACGCATTTCTGAACGGTATCAATTACGCATCCGGTGGAGCTGGAATCCTCAACGAAACTGGCCTCTATTTT ATCCAACGGTTGACGTTTGATGATCAAATTAATTGTTTCAAGAAAACTAAAGAGGTTATTAGGGCGAAAATTGGAGATAGAGCTGCCAACAAGCATGTTAATGATGCCATGTACTTCATTGGCTTGG gAAGCAACGATTACGTAAACAATTTCTTGCAGCCATTTATGGCAGATGGGCAGCAATATACACATGATGAATTTGTCGAACTATTGACCTCAACCCTAGACAATCAACTCACG ACAATATACAAACTAGGAGCGAGGAAGGTTATATTTCATGGGCTAGGTCCATTAGGCTGCATCCCATCACAGAGAGTAAAATCGAAGACAGGTATGTGCCTCAAGCGTGTCAACGAATGGGTAATGGAATTTAATACAAGAACAAAGAAGCTTCTAGAAGATCTCAACAAACGCCTTCCCGGAGCTAAATTTGCGTTTGCCGACACTTATCCAGCCGTTCTCGATCTCATTGACAACCCCACGCGCTACG GATTTAAGGTAGCGAACACGTCGTGTTGCAACGTGGACACGAGTGTTGGAGGGCTTTGTCTTCCCAATTCAAAGATGTGCAAAAACCGTAAAGACTTTGTTTTCTGGGACGCGTTCCATCCGTCCGATTCAGCTAATCAAATCTTAGCCGATCAACTTTTCTCTTCTCTTATTTCTTCTTCGTCTCATTCTCATTCTCCTGCTCCTGCCCCTAAAAACAATTATTAG
- the LOC103863742 gene encoding 15.7 kDa heat shock protein, peroxisomal — protein MADGIFWYPFRRFREWSGGSTALIDWMESPNAHIFKVNVPGYNKEDIKVQIEEGNVLSIKGEGLKKEEKEKKEDLVWHVAEREAFSSKGEFLRRIELPENVKTDQVKAYVDNGLLTVVVPKDTSPKSSKVRNINIISKL, from the exons atgGCGGATGGAATATTCTGGTATCCATTTCGGAGATTTCGTGAATGGTCAGGAGGATCAACGGCTCTGATTGATTGGATGGAATCTCCAAACGCTCATATCTTCAAAGTTAACGTTCcag GATACAATAAAGAAGACATAAAAGTGCAAATTGAAGAAGGAAACGTTCTAAGCATTAAAGGAGAAGGACTGAAgaaggaagaaaaagaaaagaaagaggatTTGGTGTGGCATGTGGCGGAGAGAGAAGCTTTTTCCAGTAAAGGAGAGTTTCTCCGACGGATTGAGTTGCCGGAAAATGTGAAAACCGACCAAGTAAAAGCCTACGTGGATAACGGTCTCCTCACGGTGGTCGTTCCCAAAGACACATCACCCAAATCCTCTAAAGTACGGAATATCAATATCATTAGCAAGCTCTGA